From the genome of Azospirillum fermentarium:
TGGGCGCGGGCGGCTTCCTGGCCGGCGACGTAATGGTGCCAGATCAGTTTGGCGGCCAGACTGCGGTGGGGCCGCCAGGGTTCGGCGATGGCCGTCAACTCCAAGGGGCCGGGCCGGGCGGGCAGGGCGAGCAGCCGCTGAACCCCGATCTGGATCGCCAGATCGCCCACCGGCCACACGTCGGGCCGGTCCAGCGCCATCATCAGATAGATGTCGGCGGTCCAGCGCCCCACCCCCTTCAGCGCCATCAGCGCGGCGGCGGCGGCATCGTCGGGCAGGGTGTGCAGGCGCTCGAAATCCAGCGCGCCGGACTCCACCGCCGCGGCCAGCCCGCGGCCATAGATGATCTTCTGCCGGGAAAAGCCGCAGGCACGCAACGTGTCCTCGTTCAGGGACAGCAGGCCAGCGGGGGTGATGGGGTCGAGACGCGCTTCCAGCTTGCGCCACAGGGTCAGCGCCACCTGGGTGGAAAGCTGCTGTTCCAGAATGATGCGCAACAGGCCGAGGAAGCCCGAAGGGCGGCGGAAGTCCCGCTCCAGCGGCCCGGCCACGCGCAGGCATTCGGCAAAGATGGGGTAAAGGCCGGCCAGCCCCTCCGGCGTCATCGGGGGGAGGGCGGGAGAGGGCGGGGTGGCGTTCCCCCCGCCCGTGCCGTCCGGCTGGCCGCTCACGCGGTCAGTTCGATGGCGTAATCCTCGATGACGGTGTTGGCCAGCAGCTTGGTGCACATGGCCTCCACCTCCTTGCGGGCGGCGTCGGCGTCGGTGCTGGTCAGCTCCAGCTCGATCACCTTGCCGGCGCGGACATTCTCCACCCCGCCGAAGCCCAGCGTGTGGAGCGCGTGCTCGATCGCCTTGCCCTGCGGGTCCAGCACGCCGCGCTTGAGGGTGACGTGAACCTTGGCCTTCATCGGGGAACCCTTTTCTTCCTGACTGTCAGTCACTGCATGGTCTTTGGGCCTTTGAGGTCGCTGGCCCCGCCCTCGGGCAGGATGCCCAGGCGCCGCGCGACCTCCTGGTACGCTTCCTCCACCTTGCCCAGATCCTGGCGGAAGCGGTCCTTGTCCAACTTCTCGTTGGTCTTGATGTCCCACAGACGGCAGCTGTCGGGGCTGATCTCGTCGGCGACGACGATGCGCATGTCGTCGTTTTCCCACAGACGGCCGAATTCCAGCTTGAAATCCACCAGCCGCAGCCCGATGCCCAGGAACAGCCCCGACAGGTAATCGTTCACGCGCAGCGCCAGCGCCACCATGTCGTCCAGGTCCGGCGGAGCGGCCCAGCCGAAGGCAGTGATGTGCTCCTCCGTCACCATGGGGTGATTAAGTTCCTCGGACTTCAGATAATACTCGATGATCGAGCGGGGCAGCGGCGTGCCTTCCTGAATGCCGAAGCGGGTGGACAAAGACCCGGCGGCGACGTTGCGGACCACCACCTCGATGGGGATGATCTCCACCTCGCGGATCAACTGTTCGCGCATGTTCAGGCGGCGGACGAAATGGGTCGGGATGCCCATTTCCGTCAGCCGCGACATCAGATATTCGGAGATGCGGTTGTTCAGCACCCCCTTGCCGGTGATGACCCCCTTCTTCTGGTTGTTGAAGGCGGTCGCGTCGTCCTTGAAGTACTGCACCAGGGTGCCCGGCTCCGGTCCTTCGAAAAGAACTTTCGCCTTGCCTTCATAGATGCGCCGGCGTCTGGTCATGGGTGGTGATCCAAAACTCGCGTGTGGGGCGGCGGATGAACGGCCGCTCCTGGAAAAAGACCAAAGTGATATAGCAAGCCGTTCCGCGGAACACAATTGGCCCAGCACCGCCGGCATCCCCCGTTTTCGTGGCCTGTCATGCGGCGGTCACGGGCCGGTACGCCGTGGCGTGCGGGGCCCCGTGGGCGAACAGCCACAGCGGGGCCGGGTCCGCCGCCCCGATGGCGGGCAGGGCGATCAGCGCGCTGGAACTGGTGCCGAAGCCCGAGGGCAGGCGGAAATCCATGGCCCCGCGGGGATCGTCCCCGTCCCAGATGCGGCTGCCCAGCAGCTCTTTCCATGCCGACCAGTCGCCGCCGTCCTCCCGCGCAGGGTCGGGTTGGGGGGCGGGGGCGTGGCGGAACAGGGGCAGGTAGAGCGCCAGCCGCGGGTCGGCGGGATCGTCCAGATCCATGGCGGTCAGCATGTGCAGCCCCTCGCCGATGGGCTCCACCGTGGGGCGGTTGCCGCCGCCCTCGCCCCGGTGGCTGACCACGAAAGCGTCGCGGTTGTCGGCCAGCAGCAGGTTGAACGGGCGATAGGCCCGGGTGTCCAGGTGCGCGAAGGCCAGCGCCGCGTCGGAAGCGTCGGCGTGGTCGAGCGCCTGGAGCACCAGCTCGCCCCGCGACCGTTTGCCCTCCTGCGGCCCCAGCGTGCCGGTGCGGTTCAGCACCGCGGCCACCATCCCCTGATCGTTCATCCCCAGCCACGAGCCGCCGGCCAGCTCGTCCAGCCCGGCCACCACCTCGGGGTAGTCCTCCGGCCAGTGGCGTGCGGGGGGCTGCCAGGGGCGCCCGGCCATCTCGTCCCGGTTGGCGCCGATCAGGAGCGGCCAGGGGCTGCCGGGGCGGCGCAGAATGACGACGCTGCACATGGTTACACCGGCTCCGGGCTGGGGGCGGCCAAGGGGTACGAGGCCAGCGGCTCATAGACCGAGCCGCCCTTGCCCAGATGGCTGCGGTAGAGCACGAAATGATCCACGGGCATGGGGCCGGCGCGGAAGAACCCACGCTCCGACAGGAACCGCGCCACCCGCTCGGCGTTGGCGTCGCGCAGGCGGGCCAGCGTGACGTGGGGGGTGAACTTGCGCTCGTCCGCCGGCAGGCCGGCGCGGACCAGGGCCGATTCGACCTTGGCCGCCAGATGGGTCAGCGCGTCGTTGCGCTCCACCCCCGCCCACAGCACCCGCGCCCCCCGCCCGTGGCCGAAGCTGCCCACCCCGTCCAGCGTGAGGGGGAAGGGGGCGGCGTCGATGTCCGCCAGGGCGGCGTCGATGTCCTGCGCCTGATCCTCCGGCACCTCGCCGATGAAGCGCAGGGTCAGGTGCAGGGTCTCCGGCTCGCTCCACCGCGCGCCGGGCACCCCGCCCTGCAATCCGGCCAGCCGTTCGCGCACCTCGGGTGGAAAGTCCAACGCAAC
Proteins encoded in this window:
- a CDS encoding DNA-3-methyladenine glycosylase family protein, with the translated sequence MSGQPDGTGGGNATPPSPALPPMTPEGLAGLYPIFAECLRVAGPLERDFRRPSGFLGLLRIILEQQLSTQVALTLWRKLEARLDPITPAGLLSLNEDTLRACGFSRQKIIYGRGLAAAVESGALDFERLHTLPDDAAAAALMALKGVGRWTADIYLMMALDRPDVWPVGDLAIQIGVQRLLALPARPGPLELTAIAEPWRPHRSLAAKLIWHHYVAGQEAARAQRSKPAERNTPV
- the purC gene encoding phosphoribosylaminoimidazolesuccinocarboxamide synthase: MTRRRRIYEGKAKVLFEGPEPGTLVQYFKDDATAFNNQKKGVITGKGVLNNRISEYLMSRLTEMGIPTHFVRRLNMREQLIREVEIIPIEVVVRNVAAGSLSTRFGIQEGTPLPRSIIEYYLKSEELNHPMVTEEHITAFGWAAPPDLDDMVALALRVNDYLSGLFLGIGLRLVDFKLEFGRLWENDDMRIVVADEISPDSCRLWDIKTNEKLDKDRFRQDLGKVEEAYQEVARRLGILPEGGASDLKGPKTMQ
- the purS gene encoding phosphoribosylformylglycinamidine synthase subunit PurS, translating into MKAKVHVTLKRGVLDPQGKAIEHALHTLGFGGVENVRAGKVIELELTSTDADAARKEVEAMCTKLLANTVIEDYAIELTA
- the thpR gene encoding RNA 2',3'-cyclic phosphodiesterase — encoded protein: MIRLFVALDFPPEVRERLAGLQGGVPGARWSEPETLHLTLRFIGEVPEDQAQDIDAALADIDAAPFPLTLDGVGSFGHGRGARVLWAGVERNDALTHLAAKVESALVRAGLPADERKFTPHVTLARLRDANAERVARFLSERGFFRAGPMPVDHFVLYRSHLGKGGSVYEPLASYPLAAPSPEPV
- a CDS encoding NRDE family protein, with product MCSVVILRRPGSPWPLLIGANRDEMAGRPWQPPARHWPEDYPEVVAGLDELAGGSWLGMNDQGMVAAVLNRTGTLGPQEGKRSRGELVLQALDHADASDAALAFAHLDTRAYRPFNLLLADNRDAFVVSHRGEGGGNRPTVEPIGEGLHMLTAMDLDDPADPRLALYLPLFRHAPAPQPDPAREDGGDWSAWKELLGSRIWDGDDPRGAMDFRLPSGFGTSSSALIALPAIGAADPAPLWLFAHGAPHATAYRPVTAA